From Corvus moneduloides isolate bCorMon1 unplaced genomic scaffold, bCorMon1.pri scaffold_118_arrow_ctg1, whole genome shotgun sequence, the proteins below share one genomic window:
- the LOC116438806 gene encoding LOW QUALITY PROTEIN: zinc finger protein 665-like (The sequence of the model RefSeq protein was modified relative to this genomic sequence to represent the inferred CDS: substituted 1 base at 1 genomic stop codon), giving the protein MHTGEKPYECGECGKSFSSSSNLVIHQRIHTGEWPYKCGECGKSFSSSSLLIKHQRIHTGEKPYKCGECGKSFSSSSNLVSHKRIHTGEWPYKCGECGTGFSQSSHLVSHQRIHTGEKPFECGECGKSFRISSSLIKHQSIHTGERPYECGECGKSFRDSSSLTEHQRIHTGERPYECGECGMSFGQSSYLRVHQRIHTGEKPYECGECGKSFRTNSCLMQHQRIHTGEKPYKCSECGKSFRLRSTWVTHQRIHTGEKPYKCLECGMGFRDSSKLLGHQSTHTGEWPHNCWECGKGFSYKCQLIKHRRIHTGXRRYKCGECGKGFSRSSDLRAHQRIHTGERPYECGECGKRFQSSSLLLKHGRVHRNERPFRCPDCRMGFKHSSSLSRHRHLHTGERPYECPDCGKSFSQISHLARHHQSHR; this is encoded by the coding sequence ATgcacactggggaaaagccctacgagtgtggggagtgtgggaagagcttcagctccagctccaaccTGGTCAtccaccagaggatccacactggggaatggccctacaagtgtggggagtgtgggaagagcttcagctccagctccctgctgattaaacaccagaggatccacactggggaaaagccctacaagtgtggggagtgtgggaagagcttcagctccagctccaaccTCGTCAGCCACAAGAGGATCCACACCGGGGAATGGCCCTAcaagtgtggggagtgtgggacgggcttcagccagagctcccacCTGGTCAgccaccagaggatccacactggggaaaagcccttcgagtgtggggagtgtgggaagagcttcagaatCAGCTCCAGCTTGATTAAACACCAGAGCATCCACACCGgagagaggccctacgagtgtggggaatgtgggaagagcttcagagacagctccagcctgactgaacaccagaggatccacactggagagaggccctacgagtgtggggagtgtgggatgTCCTTTGGGCAGAGCTCCTACCTGAGGGtacaccagaggatccacaccggggaaaagccctacgagtgtggggagtgtgggaagagcttcaggaCCAACTCCTGTCTGATGCagcaccagaggatccacactggggaaaagccctacAAGTGCAgcgagtgtgggaagagcttcagacTGAGATCTACCTGGGTCAcccaccagaggatccacactggggaaaagccctacaagtgcttggaatgtgggatgGGCTTCAGAGACAGCTCCAAGCTGCTGGGACACCAGAGCACTCACACTGGGGAATGGCCCCACAActgctgggaatgtgggaaagGCTTCAGCTACAAATGCCAGCTGATTAAACACCGGAGGATCCACACCGGGTAACGGCGCTAcaagtgtggggagtgtgggaagggcttcagccGGAGCTCCGACCTGAGGGcacaccagaggatccacactggggagaggccctacgagtgtggggagtgtgggaagaggtttcagagcagctccctcctcctcaaaCATGGGCGCGTTCACAGGAatgagaggcccttccgctgccccgacTGCAGGATGGGCttcaagcacagctccagcctcagcagGCACCGGCACctccacaccggggagaggccctacgagtgtcccgaTTGCGGGAAGAGCTTCTCACAGATCTCTCATTTGGCCCGACACCACCAGAGCCATCGGTAA